A stretch of the Capsicum annuum cultivar UCD-10X-F1 chromosome 10, UCD10Xv1.1, whole genome shotgun sequence genome encodes the following:
- the LOC107843361 gene encoding 40S ribosomal protein S23: MGKTRGMGAGRKLKSHRRRQRWADKSYKKSHLGNEWKKPFAGSSHAKGIVLEKIGIEAKQPNSAIRKCARVQLIKNGKKIAAFVPNDGCLNYIEENDEVLIAGFGRKGHAVGDIPGVRFKVVKVSGVSLLALFKEKKEKPRS, encoded by the exons ATGGG GAAGACACGTGGTATGGGAGCTGGACGCAAGCTGAAGTCCCACCGTAGAAGGCAGAGGTGGGCTGACAAGTCCTACAAGAAATCCCATCTTGGGAATGAATGGAAGAAGCCATTTGCTGGGTCATCCCATGCAAAAGGCATTGTGCTTGAGAAGAT AGGCATTGAAGCTAAGCAGCCGAATTCTGCTATTCGTAAATGTGCTAGGGTTCAACTCATCAAAAATGGGAAGAAGATTGCTGCTTTTGTCCCCAATGATGGTTGTTTGAACTACATTGAAGAAAAT GACGAGGTGTTGATCGCTGGATTTGGTCGTAAAGGACACGCTGTGGGAGATATTCCTGGTGTCAGGTTCAAGGTTGTGAAGGTTTCTGGTGTCTCCCTCCTTGCTCTCTtcaaggagaagaaagagaaaccAAGATCTTAG